Proteins from one [Limnothrix rosea] IAM M-220 genomic window:
- a CDS encoding NAD(P)H-dependent oxidoreductase, translated as MPREKQLCLDHNIVVWQHPFFWYSAPAMLKKWPDLVLEYGFAYGHEGTALHGKNVCPLLRQVVRSKPTVAREMMMIPWVNCSHPWGKRHGDGVWNIWNIYRLLRFMVLAKLAIATTLMAISITINVFSKLYTGGKFTGKTRQP; from the coding sequence ATGCCGCGGGAAAAGCAGCTCTGTCTCGACCATAATATTGTGGTGTGGCAGCATCCTTTTTTCTGGTACAGTGCTCCGGCAATGTTAAAAAAGTGGCCTGATTTAGTGCTGGAATATGGCTTTGCCTATGGCCATGAAGGTACAGCTTTGCACGGAAAAAATGTTTGTCCGTTATTGCGACAGGTGGTGCGCAGTAAACCGACTGTTGCGAGGGAGATGATGATGATTCCATGGGTGAATTGTTCGCACCCTTGGGGCAAACGGCATGGTGATGGGGTGTGGAATATATGGAATATTTACCGCCTTTTAAGATTTATGGTGCTTGCAAAATTGGCGATCGCCACCACATTGATGGCTATATCGATCACTATCAACGTATTCTCAAAGCTTTACACCGGGGGAAAGTTCACTGGCAAAACTCGCCAACCGTGA
- a CDS encoding NAD(P)H-dependent oxidoreductase — MAVLHGILVLFAHPPLQKSRMNRALLAAIADFDGVMVNDL; from the coding sequence ATGGCTGTCCTCCATGGGATTTTGGTTTTATTTGCCCATCCGCCTCTCCAAAAGTCTCGTATGAATCGGGCGCTATTGGCGGCGATCGCCGATTTTGATGGTGTGATGGTCAATGATCTCTAG
- the kefC gene encoding glutathione-regulated potassium-efflux system protein KefC: protein MHSQDFFYQAFIYLAAAVFSVPIAKHLGLGSVLGYLIAGIVIGPYGFNFVGAEEGVMHFAEFGVVMMLFLIGLELQPPLLWRMRGPILGLGGLQVAVTTAAIMGIAMLLGQSWQASLAIAMTLALSSTAIVLQTLSEKGLMRTEAGQACFSVLLFQDIAVIPMLALMPLLTTGTTDKTTALVASTNILVAAAETAAGDRPGWQQTLFVMGAVGGIIVMGRFLMRPIFRFIATTGMREIFTATALLLVIGIALLMSEVGLSPALGTFVAGVVLADNEYRHELETNVEPFKGLLLGLFFISVGAGINFNILWAQPLLILGLVVGLMLLKSVILFGLGKAFQQPLSENLFFATALAQGGEFGFVIFSFALSSNVLPEEIVALLIVIVALSMGLTPLVIIFHEQFIQPRFQAIAPQQKPDNIDDGKTPVIIAGFGRFGQVVGRLLIANGFQTTILDNDPVHIEMLRKFGHKVFYGDPTRMDLLQSAGAEHAKLLIIAIDDVEKCLHMIDLAQKKFPHLKLLVRAVDRRHAYQLIHRKVDVIERETFESALHLGIEALKLLGFRAYRAHHDAQTFRHHDIEAMYEMAEIHEDETGLVARSNQLFDDLQEIFQSDNYDLPHEADQTWDTADLRKDVS from the coding sequence GTGCATAGCCAAGACTTTTTTTATCAAGCTTTTATTTATCTCGCCGCAGCTGTTTTTTCCGTTCCCATCGCCAAACATCTAGGTTTAGGCTCCGTTCTGGGCTATCTCATTGCAGGGATTGTGATTGGCCCCTATGGCTTCAATTTTGTGGGAGCAGAGGAGGGGGTGATGCACTTTGCGGAGTTTGGCGTAGTGATGATGCTATTCCTCATTGGTTTAGAGCTACAACCTCCGTTGCTCTGGCGGATGCGCGGCCCTATTTTGGGTTTAGGGGGTCTGCAGGTCGCGGTCACAACAGCTGCAATTATGGGCATTGCCATGCTATTGGGGCAGTCTTGGCAAGCAAGTTTGGCGATCGCCATGACATTAGCCTTATCTTCAACGGCGATCGTTTTACAGACCCTCAGCGAAAAAGGCCTAATGCGTACCGAAGCCGGACAAGCTTGCTTTTCTGTCTTGCTCTTTCAAGATATTGCCGTCATTCCGATGTTGGCATTAATGCCATTACTCACGACTGGTACGACAGATAAAACAACAGCTTTAGTTGCCTCGACAAATATACTTGTCGCTGCCGCTGAAACTGCCGCCGGCGATCGCCCCGGTTGGCAACAGACCCTATTTGTCATGGGTGCAGTGGGAGGCATTATCGTGATGGGTCGATTTTTAATGCGGCCAATTTTTCGCTTTATTGCCACAACGGGTATGCGAGAAATTTTTACCGCGACAGCATTATTGCTAGTGATCGGCATCGCATTACTCATGAGTGAAGTCGGTTTGTCCCCAGCCCTCGGCACCTTTGTCGCTGGTGTTGTCCTAGCCGACAACGAATATCGTCACGAGCTTGAGACAAACGTTGAACCCTTTAAAGGCTTACTTTTAGGCTTATTTTTTATCTCCGTTGGTGCCGGGATTAATTTCAATATTCTATGGGCACAGCCCCTATTGATTTTGGGTTTGGTCGTAGGCTTGATGCTCCTCAAAAGTGTCATTTTGTTTGGCCTCGGCAAAGCATTTCAGCAGCCCCTAAGCGAAAATCTCTTTTTTGCCACAGCGTTAGCCCAAGGCGGCGAATTTGGATTTGTGATCTTTTCCTTTGCCCTCAGCAGTAACGTTTTACCAGAAGAAATTGTGGCGCTACTCATTGTCATTGTCGCGTTGTCCATGGGCTTGACCCCTCTGGTGATTATTTTTCACGAACAGTTTATCCAGCCGCGATTTCAGGCGATCGCCCCGCAGCAAAAACCCGACAATATTGACGATGGCAAAACCCCAGTGATCATTGCCGGATTTGGTCGCTTCGGTCAGGTGGTAGGTCGCCTACTGATTGCCAACGGTTTCCAAACAACCATTCTTGACAACGATCCCGTTCACATCGAAATGCTCCGTAAATTTGGCCATAAAGTCTTCTATGGCGATCCAACAAGAATGGATTTACTCCAATCTGCCGGAGCGGAACATGCCAAACTTTTAATTATTGCCATCGACGATGTAGAAAAATGCCTACATATGATCGACTTAGCCCAAAAAAAATTTCCACACCTCAAACTCCTCGTACGAGCCGTTGACCGTCGCCATGCCTACCAGCTTATCCATCGGAAAGTTGACGTTATCGAGCGAGAAACATTCGAATCCGCCCTTCACCTCGGCATTGAAGCCTTAAAACTCTTAGGTTTTCGTGCATACCGCGCCCACCACGATGCCCAAACTTTCCGTCACCATGACATTGAAGCAATGTATGAAATGGCAGAAATTCACGAAGATGAAACAGGATTAGTCGCCCGTAGTAATCAGCTCTTTGACGATCTCCAAGAAATTTTCCAATCAGATAATTATGATCTTCCCCATGAAGCGGATCAGACATGGGACACAGCAGATCTCCGCAAAGACGTATCCTAA